The DNA sequence CCATTTTCACATTACTTTTCTGAAACACATGCCATTCAAAATCTTTTGTTTACTTACTAAACTTGCCTAAATAGGAGTCCTCCAGCAACCAAATTTATACAAAAGTTCAAAATATGCTCACTTACGTAGGGGTAGATGACTATTCTAAAGCTCTATCTGTTCAAATTAAAAATGTCAAATAGTGAAGGATTTTTATAGAAATCAATTGCACTATTACAGGTTTGATTCTACAAAAAAATATAGccatgatctagagcaggggtatcaaactagtttcataccaagggccgaataggattcatgatgcctgctaaggccgaaagtgatgtcattaaacaagtcataaccaaaaataagcactttttctcatttaggaactcattagctgcaaatgacagaagagaaaacacacaaatcttgatcatatttcacgacatgggagagcctaattttcatgtgggctgccctttcagcagtgccacttcagcactgctaagcagctgagagcttatgtttgacacccctgatctagagagtgTTTCTTTAAAAGATTTTCACACAGATTAATCATTTTACTTGCATAAGCAAGTCATGTAAGAATGTGTCATAGAAAAAACTATATCCAGAAAATACATTCCATGGAGGGGGACAGTCATGTACAGGCCCAGCTTTgtcatacatggatttgactcaacacaaatggtcactgcaaatgagaaggaatgtgctgatccctggagaaggggaaaaatgcatcccttgaaaatcagttttaaaaattgcttttcaagcaaatacaggtataacctagttatcaatggatttttcacccgtggaaatccatggatttttccatctcAACTTAATTCGCATGagaaattaaaaggaaaacagtaatttaaaaatagccttgttaatgcaagagggGGCAGCCAGctcacaatccatcaatcattctctctccaggcacttagaaccctTTCCTCTGAGCAAGTCATCACGTCCTCCATTAGCGCCTGGAGAGATTGCCTCTATGGTCAGCAAATGGTTTTGATTACAAATGATTACAAATGGTCAGCAAGACtgcttttaaattgctgagcaaaaggacattgtttttaaatgatttgctttagtgcaatttttgccatccaggtgagttctgggaacagcaCCCttgggaataatgagactcaacctgtagttcttTAGATTCTGGTCCATGTGTAAATTCATTTCATGTAACTTTCCTATATACCTACTTTACACAACTGCTATCAAATGTCTTAATGTATATATTTTATTGGTATTTCTGCTGCCCTATATTTTGTTAATCTATACTTGgtataattatatattaatacTTGAGAAATGGAATACTGCTGTGTTATGGAATTTTTACTGAAATTCTCAATTGTTTCTTGCTTATTGAATGAATTGCATCTGTGATTCAATTGATTTGGTATGCTTAATTTATTAGCAGTCAGTGTATTATAAGATGTTTCAGGTATAACATTTTGTGGAAGAGCGGCATACAAGTTTATTGCAACAGTGTATTTTAATGACCTTATACTCACTTCCGGAACCTCTCACTATTTCAGCACTACAAGTGTGCCACCTTGTTCCTGCCACACAGATTTCATTTCCCCTCAGAAACAGGATTATACTAGGAGTTTGCTAGCTACTACCCAGTGCAAGCAAGTTTCACACTAGAAACAGTTAAACAGCAAATCTTCCAGATACAAGACACATATCTACCTTCAAGATCAGATATGTACTAACCCTTCAGTTTATGAAACAAGTTTCCTCAATCCTGAGTGCCTGGTTTCTCTCTTGGTTGTAGTGCAGAAAACAGAAAAGGGGAGAGAGTGATCTCTCTTTCAACAGTTGTGTGTAACGATGTTTTGACAAGTTCTACATCCAGTGCATATGGTTTACCCCGAGGGCTAAGCACATCATTTGGTTCCAGACTCACTGGTGAGAGACTGTACTCTGACCTGCATTTTAGGATTTCTTTTTTAGAAGACAATGAATCCTTGTTTTCGATGACTGCTTTTTTCAGTGCTTCATATCGGCTTCGTATAGATTGAAAATCCAGCTTGCGCTCACTGCCCACCACACAGTCTGACAAAGCTTTGTCATCCCTCGAGCTCTTGTCTTCTGTTACCTCAACTGCCCCTAAATCACTGGAAATATCAAGGCTGGTGGATCCCCCTTCATCAGGAAATGTTTCCTGAAGTATGCCCAGTTGGATAACGTCATGGCTATCAGAATTAATACCACTCACCATCTGGGAAGCATCCCACGGCAGAGTTGTTTGCAATGAAGAATTCTGACCCAGATAAGGTGACAGAGTTTCTGTTGCAATAGATTCCCCAAGATCATGATTCTGTACCCGAAAACTTTTGACAGTCTTGAGGACCAGCTCCGGATTTTCTGTTTCAAATTTGTTTGGACCAGTATGCATTAATCCTTGTTTGCAATACATCTTATCATGCATTGGCCCAATAGCTGCCTGCTGGGTCAACAGTTCATTATGACTAGCAACAGCCTTCTGGGAATTAAACGGAGATTGCAGTTCCAGGAAAGGAGACACTGTATCAGACAAGCATGGGGACATGAAGAACACTTTACTTgaatctttttcatttttaaatataggtgctgcatcctgtgatatgttttcttctgcttcagtatgatgcaattctatgcttgaggaGTCTTCAGCCTGAGTAGCTTTTTTCCAAGTGCTCCTAATTTCAGTAACTACAATTAAAGCAAATCAAGAAAATGTTATGTGTAGAGGCTGGGAGAagacagggttgttgttgttttttgcagattttggtgttttccagatTTTAGTATTTTGcaaagttagaaatgcagaaagtggtgctaaatgtttttattgattttattttactgATGACAACGCCATCAGTATTACCAAGTTTTGTTTAAAGAATTTAGATTTTTTAAAGATGAATAAATTACAGAAATGTTCTTATTTTACAAAGTCATGTGAAAAGACAAGGATCTATGTTGAAGCCCCAAACTCTGACTACTGGAAAGTATTCCCCATCAATTTTTCTGAACATCCATTTTTTCCTCACAATGTCAAGACTATTTTTTTAGTCCCAAGGGCTAATCTTTTTCTGAAAAAGTGGATTCTCAAGGCATCCAAGACTTAATACCAAACTGTGCTCATAAAGTGTAATAAATGAATCACAGAATGCACATAGGCCTTGTAAATAGGGATTTGTGTATAGCTGAAGGTTGATCAGAGCCATCTTCACAGCTCAGGATGGATGTAGAACAGCCATTTGCATTAATAAAATACTATGGCTTTTCTGAAGGGTAACTTGAAGCAACTCTAGCTGCTAGTCTTGTTGGTCTAGTCTAGCACTACTTCTGAATAATTTTTCACATGGAATTGCGCTCACTGGCAGAATACTCCTGAAGGCCAGAATGGGAAGATTACGCATTCTTCCACAGAGAAAGCTGCCTTTCTGCTGTTCAATCTATAGGTGGCTAGCTGGAACAGCTCCAATTACAATTGTAAGACTGACCCCAATGACTGTTAGCTTAAACTGGGAGCCACAAGAACTTCCAGCTTCTAGATTTCCAGCTCTTTGAAGAAAATCCACCCAAACAGGACCTTTGGTATGTCTGCTCAGAGGACATCTATGCCACCACCAGAATCCTGATAAAAAAAGAACTTTCCATCTGGCAGTTGCTGTGGGTCACAACAAGAACCACTACAAGGTGCCTACAGTGATGTACTGTATTTGGTTGTATGCTTATAAACAGAATGCCCAAGCTACAAGTTCCAGAGAGGGAAAGGCTTATTATGTGTTAATACTTGTACACCAAAATTTTTTAACTTTGTGCTCTACTTGGCAGAATTTTTACTCTAACCATATACAATTAAAGGGTGGAATTTTAAAAGGATAAGGAGTACTCACTTAGGTTTTCTGGAGTCCGTGGAAGCTGCTTCTTAGTTACGAAAGGATCTGAGATTAAGGTGCCAATCAGGTCTTCCAACTCCTCTCCTTTGCCTACAGTGTTCTGGGGCAAACCAGATGCAACAGTACCTGCCACCTGCCCAAAAAAAGAAGTTTGAAAGACAAACAAACCTTACTCCAATAATGGGCTTCTTGAGTCTAGCTCTAATTACAGCACTTGGAATTTTCTAATTAAAGATTTACATTTAAGAGGCATGTTACTAAAACCTAAACAGAAAAGAATAATTCATTCAGTACCTACAAAAAAGAAACCTTTTAATTATAGACTAGTTGCCCAATGTGTTTTTCCATTTGCTAATTCTGACTTGGGGCCTCTCTCTCAACTTATACCTTTCAGCACTGAAAATAGCTAGGCAGGGTTTGTCTGCAATTTCTGCACAAAAAATAGCCTATAAAATCAGCAGACATGTTGTAGCTATAATACCTGATCccagctaactgggtaagaggcactttttcaagtgggtgctcctcttttgtatagcagggggagagtaactggccctcctcatcccagcagtgtcttttctagtggctgtctgctggtgttcttttgcatctgtttagattgtgagcccttttgggacagggagccattcgttatttgattttctctgtaaaccactttgtgaacttttcactgaaaagcagtatataaatactgttagtaataacCACAAAGCCAAAATATACCAGGTATAAAACTCACAGGAGTACCAAAGTGCTAATCAAAGAAATCTAATAACAGTCTGCTGTCAACCTTAAAAATGGTATTAACATTCGCCTTCTAAGAACCACTTCATACAAGGAAAGTTACTAAATGCACACTCTGTGGTTTGGAGCAAATCAAACCACAATATACAACATGCGTTTATCTCATCATTTGTCCATGCAGCAGGAACTCAGAGAAAAGTTTCCTATCATGTGCTCATGGGATGAAGTAAATATGCCTGGAAGCCTGATAGGAAAACATTAGATCTACTTCACCTAATTGTATATTAGGTGCACCAATTACCGTTTACACATTGTACACAATTTGCCCAGCCCAAAAGGTTTACAACCTAGAAGATGACAGGCAAGGAAGAAGGAGAGCTACGACTGCAGAGACAAATGAATTCAGTGTGGTAGAAAGCATAAAACATTCCCTTTAAGTTGACTCAGTTGCAAAGATTAACTTAAAAATTTCAAAGTATGGCAACTGAACAGATTAATATTTCCCACCTCTTCTGCCAGGTGGTCTAGAGCTTTCGCACGGGGTTCTCCTCTTTTAACTGAAGATGGTATTCTGGATTTACTAGGCTGTCTTTTCTTCCAAGTTTCTACTGGCTTAAGATTTCTTCCTTTATATCGTAGGATTTGAGAACCAGAATGCTCTATCCTCTTTGGAGTATCTGACCcctaaaacaataataataaaaaaaagctcAAGGAGAGGTTTACAAATTAAAAACTTTAATTGCAGATTgaaccacaacacacacacacacacacacacacacacacacacacacaccccattctcAAATCTCCAAAGTTTGATATTTTATAGTACTGAAGCATCCAGGCCATAGTACACTACACCATTATGAGATGGTTGCCTGAAACATAGTCAAGCACATTGACTCAGTTCATGCTTTCTTTCATCAGCAACAGCTCCCATTCATTCCTAGTGACCTAGATGGACAGGAAACCAATTAAAGTCAACACACGAAATGAATGCCTCATAGCAGTGTTACATTAAGGTCTCATATGGTTTGATTTTCACTACTAGTTTTGCAGGGGAAGGCACATTCACAAGAAATCAATTTTTGTTCCAGAGTGCTCCAGAACATCACAAATGTTTCCCGAAATTCATTTCTTCTACTATTTGATACCTATGAACAAATGCTGTTTCTACGTAGTCTTGGGAGTCAGAGCCATCGGCATAATTGTTGCAGAATGAATCTTGATTATACAGTTGCTATACTGTTCAGGATGTTTCATCGTTCAAAGACTGAGGTTTGCCACTCACTTGCCTAAGGGGTCTACTAGTTCCAGAGAGAGGAGGTGCTATTACTGAAGTTGTGTTACTCAGCATTATTTCCTGCACTAACTAGAACCAGATGTAAAGGTTGAATAGAAAAACTGAGTAGCAAACTTCAAGCCCACCCACAAGCAGAGTAAGATAGAACTGGGTTCAATTATGGCAACAGTATTTTCTCCACTTGCATTCTACTGCTTTCAAcacaaatttctatttttcttcctGCACAACAGAAATACTGtaaagtaggggtgcccaaaccctgtccctggggccctcagggagcccccagtctccaatgagcctctggccctccggagatttgttggaacccgcactggcccaatgcaactgctctcagcgtgagggcaactgtttgatctcttgcgtgagctgtgggatgcgggcttcctccactgcttgctggttcacgtttgtgatgcggtagtggcagcaaaggaaagatcagccttgctttgtgcaaggccttttataggccttgagctattacaagaccttcattcattcatatgagttcatctttaatatattcatttatgtaaacttatgtaaatttattcaaactttaaatgtaaattaattatttttcccccaacacagtgtcagagagatgtggccctcctgccaaaaactttggacacccctgctgtaaaggaaCAGACAGGTTACCTTTTCAGAAGGTATCTGCATTCTCTTTTCAGATTCTGAAGCAGGATGAGGAGAACATGCAGCAAtcctagaaagaaaaaaacacacatacacacactctacTAGGTTTATGCAGGTGGTCATGCATTTAGTTTTGTTTAGCCATTGAAATCTGTATGCCCCGTACCTGTCCGTTACGGTTTCCCTCAATTCGTCCCGGTCATCAAAAGGCAGTTTTACTATAGGGAGAGCTTGTGacaaatagagcagtgtttctctatTTGAGTATCAGTCTCCCAGAGGTATAAGGATTATACAAATGCATGTCAATACAAGCTTCAAAGTAATTTTCAAATCACCTATATGAAATTGCTATAGATTGTTGACTGCAAGTCACCACATAATCAGAAGCTGAAAACTAGTCTGCTAAGTGTTGCTACATTTCCAATTCCTATAGCAGAACAATCAAACACAACATCTTACAGATAGAGAATCTACTACTAATTTACAAGTCACTGTTTCCAGTCTTTGAGGACTGCAGAAGATGACAATGAGTCACATGTTAGGGCAAAACAGCACTGTGCCAGCTTCAGCGAGGTTTGAAAAAGTTCAGGCAAAACATAGCAGAAAGCAGCATGTACAGTTCAACTAAATATGTAATGGCAGTATTCCCAATGAAGCTCCAAGGGAGCAGCAGGGAATCCAAGCCCTGCAGCTTTCCACTGCAGCAGAAGCCAAGCATAAGGACTGATTCACCCCTGCTGCTACCCTTGTACCCAGATGCCTTCTGGGTACAAGgaaaatggcacatttgcacAGTTCTGCCAGCCTATCACCTCACTAGCTACAAAGCTATGCTAAAGAATTTCAGAGCTCAAATCTAGATTACATACAAAGTTAGACTGTTTCTAAGTACGTTTCTACTCATGACAAAAATCCAAATATAGAAAGCCTGAGATGTGCAATCTGTCATTTAACGCCTGCTCCCCAATTTATCATTTGCCTTCTTATGTTCTACATACATTATTGTGCTGTATGAGAACATGTTAAAGTCATACCTCTCTGAAGTTACCATAGCTGAGCCACCATGACCTCCTGATGCTTTATCGCCTCTCTCAAATTCATTTGTTGGAACCTTCTTTTTGGACAAGTCTGAAAAATATTTAAGGAACTGTCAGTTATTTAGCTATCTGTTTAAACACCATAATGGTTTCTAGATAAGTGGAAATTGTTATGTATAGAGTGAATAATGAGCAAGTTTGAAATCTAAAACATGCTTGCCATTTATAAGTATGCAAATGAGGTGAAGAACAGGCTTGGCCTACTCACTGCTGCTGTTACAGTCCTTACCTCTGCATTCTTCCATTACTGCTGTTCCTAAAGGGATGAGCACTGGAAAGGAGCAAGGTTGCTACCAGGcgggagaccccccccccccaaatgtaggcTTACTTTCCTCCTCAGGCATCTAATGGTAATTCTTGCCCCAGCTGGTGAAGTAGTACAGGAAGAACTGGACAAATGTCAACTGGGTGTAAAAAAGTACATATGGAAGCAGTAGATTATACCAATGACATAAAGGGTAGCGTTTTCTATAATATCTTGATAGCTCTCACGTCCAGTAGGAAACAACTGAGTACCCCGATTTACTCCCAAGTTTTGCCTTCACAGTGATTGCATCTACAGGAATCAGCAGCAGATGTAGCAGGCTGAAAGCTGCTCTTGATAGCATCCCAGCAAACACTTCTGGACTCTTTGCCAAGTTACAGCTTTGCTCTTGCATCTCCCCCTCTCACTGAAAGAAAGGCAGGTGTTCTGCTCTGCCTTCAACCAACAAATGCAAATAAACTTCAAGGGCTCAAAGTCATCTTGTCCCAAGTCTTAGTTAATACCAAAATGTCTCAAGAGCAGTAAAAATATACAACTTCTAAATAAAGTTGCTTAAATGATTCCAAAACGTTTTCTTTAATAGTTAGCATGTTTATTGTCAAACATGGACAAGAAATTTTTTCTTAATGGAGGGGTGAGTAGAAGTGGGTTTTGTACTTCTTACTCAGCTGTACAGAAAACAGGCTCAGTGGGGTGAAGAAGCTAGTGATCAACTTACAACACCTTCCCCTTTTTTCCTCCTATAGAATGGCAATAGTATGCCTGGCAATACATTGCCAGCAACTGGGAAGAAACAAGGAGCTTGGGATTTCATCTGGGAACTTCATGGGAAGATAGGCAGTGGGAATGGAGCCAAAACAAGGCACAGTAAGGATACAGCCATTTGTGGTACCCATCCTAGCTTGTTAAACCACCATTAAGAAACTATGGCTCTGTGTGTCATTTGAATCAGCCATGTACATATAAGTTCTAAAAGAAAACCTGAATTTAATATGAACACGTTAAAACgttaaactgattttttttacttaGAAAAGCTGATTTTTAAATCCATCCCAGTGGTTCTAGTACCTGGTTTGACATTCAACAATTGTCAAGCTGAGACAGAAATCAATTTTAAGTTTCAGTGTTATTTACATACACATATGTATAAATTTGAGGCTGACTACATCCTGCTAGGATCCAGGTTCTATTTAGATTGTTATACATAGCTTCTGTCTTTTAAAAGCCTCACAAAAGCAAGGACTGAACACATTTCTCACCTGAGAAATAGCTGCCGGAGTAAGGCTGCAGGGAAGCAATTCAGTTGTTCATTACCTGGCTAGTCCAAATTCAGATCAAGAACTAGGCCATCATGAAAGTAAAAGAGGCAGTTGGATATTAGGGACAATGTCTGACCAAAAGTTATTCCTAAGAGATTACCTGGAATTGATGCAGGATACTGGCAGAAGATGCTGGTTTTATAAGCTTCCTCAGTAGCAGGTGTAAAAGAAAGAGGAGACATGGCTGGTAATAAATCAAGTACCTTTAAAAAAGACAATGTTAAGAATATTTTTCACTTTGCATAGTGATGTTAGTCAAACCATTGCTCAACGCTAAGTTATACAGAACTTCAAACTTCTCTCCAAGACTACAAGAATGCCTTCCAGTTTTACAATACAAGGTACTAAATCGATGCAAAGTTGAGACGTGTTTTGTAACAGTAAAAGGATTCATGCATGATTGTTCTAAAAGGTTCAAATACATTAGATGCAAAACAGCAGCATTTAAAGGCTTCATCAGTTTATCAGTCAGGACTGGGAACTGTGCTTAATTACAGTACAGGCATGCgtggaggttctgttccagaaccctcccCCTGCAGTTATGTGAAACCTCAGATACTGGGGCACCCCacgctgctctccccctgcctctggaggTTATTATGAGTTCCACAGAGGCCGCGTGCATCTGCACCCTTCCCAATGCCTTTTAAacgcataaaaacatcacttctagtttttaacaaaacaatttttgacgaaaaaccagaagtgatggttttgtgcttttaaaaggcattaggaaggCCGCAAATGGAGTTCAGAATACCCTTCAGAGGCAAGTAGTGGGCCTTGCAGATCTGatctgcagttaactgaaaccacagatatagaaactgtggatacgggggTCCCCCTGAATAGCAATAACTGGCACCCCAGTTAGGATTTTGATAATCCAAGCCAAAAGCTGTTTCAATACataacacacactctctctctctctctcacacacacacacacacacacacccctaccttctTGCGCAGCccttccaccctcttcctgcctgtCCAAATAGATACTTACAGGGTTTGGatctttaattaaattaaaaggtGATTGACCAAGACAGTTTTCCCACTTCAGAATCCATTCCCTTTGTTTTTCCGCAATTGATTCATTTGATACACGATCCTCACATTTTAATTTCTGCCTGCAACAATTTTAAATATTCAAATTACTTATTGGTTAAAGTTAAACAGTTTTACTTGAACAGATTTCACTATGCAATTTGTTATATACACGCGCACACACATAGCAGCTGTCAAAAGTGTTATTCTATGCCTTGGTTAGAAGTTTTATTGAGATCTATAAGCATCAAGAAACAAACTGCAAAACCACAACACATGTTTCACTTACACAACTCTGAAGCAGGAAGAAGCTCAAACGAGTCTGTTTTAAAAGTGTCACGTATGATTTTTAGCCAATATAAGTCACAAAAGCAAAAGACTATCAGCAATACACAGTTAAGAAAGCTTCAGGATTAATGAAATCAGAAGGTAGCCAATAGCCTCATTACAGCTGCTACTAATGACAGGAGGTTTTAATTCAGCTACCAATACACAACTGTATTTCTCCAGTGtaagaaaaatgtgcatttttaaacATGTATTTGGAAAGAAGCTGTATACATATAAAAATATTGCAGATTTTTGAGCCTACCTCAGCAACTTTAATCCCAGGATCGTCTCATTCAGGAATTTGGTCTTTCCTTCAATGTATTGAAGATCTAATTTTGGCAACTCATTATCAATGTGTCGCTCATGCATCAAGAGTTCCAAGGCTTTATTCAACAACTGGATGACTGTTAAGATGTTTAGTTTTCCAGCTTCATATACATTTCCTACATGGAACTTCAGTGTTGAAAACAAGGGAGAATAGGTTAGTACATCAATATATTGCCATGAGATGCTATTACCACCTTGTTTTTAGTTATTAAATATCTATATTGCTTTTCCAATGGGTACCTAAAGCAGAGTACGAAAGTATAACAGTATACTATTTTATAGTATAAAATAACCATAGACACACACAAGTTACAATAAAACTAGCAAGAAAAAATTACAAACATAAAACTCTAACAGCtccacaaaaaacaacaacacagtagtcccttggtatccacaggggatctgttcctggatcccccacagacaCCAATATACATAGATACCAGGGTCTGGGTTTTAAAGTGTTCCTTACCCTAGCGCCACAAACCATGCCAGCTGCAGGGCAGTTTCTGGTATGCCTAGAAGCCACTTAAGGGTTGCACTGAGGACCACAACCCCCCTCTCTTGGCCCTGGTGTGCCTTATGATGAGTTCTGGAAATGTTTCCTAAACActtctgcaatgcattctggggcaagccagAGCCAAGGGCCCCCCCTGGTCCACAGGCCTCAATGCAACTTATAAGTGGTTTCCAGGAGCACTGGAGACTGCTATGTAGCCCTGAAGCCCTCACAGTTTGCAGTACTTGGAATGCTCTTTTAAGggggaacaattttttttaaagcattgggCAAGACCCAAAAGTGACTTCTATGAGCACTAGAGACTGCTCCCCCCGCTATACACAGATGGTCAAATCTGTAGATGCAGAGATGGTGAGGGACCACCAACCCTCACCATCAGTTAGGCAGTTAGGACACATAGTCATCAGGAAAATGCCTGTCTAAATAGAACATTTTAGGCTAGAAAGCAAAATACCAGCAGTGAGGGTGCTATACAAGCCTTCCGAGGAAGATGGTTGCACATGAACACAGGAGTGGACAAAGTCACAGATCATGAGATTCTTTTCTCCCGCCCCcattacttggggggggggggagagaagaagaatGCAGGTGTTGATTTCATTTGCATTTGCAAGGAGAGCCCAACTTATATGAGGTAAGTTCTTGGTGTGGATATGGAGTAAGCCTTAAAGTGGAACTCTTGAGAAAAGAAGTGCCATGTTAAAATTGAAATATAATTTCCCCCATTTGCACTCATATGCATACATGTGCACACACCCTGGCCTACTGAAGATTTCATGTCATCTGATGAAGAGGACTGTAGGCCACAAAACTTTATGCTACAATAATCTTTTGTTAGGCTAAAGCACCACCATTCTCATTCTTGCTGCTACAGGCCAACATGGCTACAGACTAACACAGTAATCCTGtcattcccaaattggtgggtcatgacccaccagcatgGGAAGCAGTTTTGTCTGCtcttttaaggggcagggaggggggaaggcagcaacgcaatccccagaattgtactgctgccagggatgaagAGAATATTTGACACCTCCACTGGCCTCAGGGCATGTGGGGAGCCCCGGGAATGTGTCCTCAGTGCTCCAAGGCTCTAAAGAGGTAAAATtaaagattggaaaccacttctggtttttaatcACATAACCAGGAGTGGTTTCCAATaattatttttacctttttggagccttggggagtcctgcggatgagtctgcagggctcctcacacagCCCCTCCCCAGAGGCTTGCACTAGTGGAGGTGTCAAACACccccttccatccctggcagcagcacaaacctggggatcacattgctgccttagcCTCTCCCCCAAAACGACTCATGTGCTTTCCAACACCTCTATAGGGAATGGGAACCATTGCTATAATCCATATTATATTATGGATATACCTTTCCATATATTTTAACTtaaccaagactgcaatcctatacgcactttcctgggagtaaatcctcaGTGAACTCAGTGacatttatttctgagtagacaggaatagaACTGCACTGCAAGTTGCTTATCACAATAGCTGTTTGAGAACTAAATGAGAAACAAGTGGGACAAGTCAGAAAGTTCTACCAACAGCATGGAATTTGGAGTGGCTCAGACACGAAGACACTTACTTTGTGCATTTCCTTTTCAACTTTTTCAAGTAGAGGCCGTGGAACGCTTACAGCAACACTTGTGCCATCTAATACGTACTGATCAACATGACCTTTAACAACCGACTCAACAACTTCCCGTTCTTTTTGCAGAAATTCAAGTGTTTCCATTACCATGGACCACATACAGCGA is a window from the Tiliqua scincoides isolate rTilSci1 chromosome 2, rTilSci1.hap2, whole genome shotgun sequence genome containing:
- the HAUS6 gene encoding HAUS augmin-like complex subunit 6 — protein: MSGQPPQQPRPAGQKEHLWLCLLALGFDAGASAAAGKVATHVRLGENMFDKPNKDAFHIVTCFLFSKLDQSRCNEAFRFCFPPTDKKEDAEFRKQCCEWLRRISDECGNNFPPVVASLFLSPGGPKFIHLMFHFARYVIINRIKAACSESGICYPEAVSLRSSDLHMAVAKYRMAQNRFLQSLQKEDILIQELQKKAHLFSKQIRDLRHENADLNKRLQKMKKTVNQSRGSPAERIEKVRCMWSMVMETLEFLQKEREVVESVVKGHVDQYVLDGTSVAVSVPRPLLEKVEKEMHKFHVGNVYEAGKLNILTVIQLLNKALELLMHERHIDNELPKLDLQYIEGKTKFLNETILGLKLLRQKLKCEDRVSNESIAEKQREWILKWENCLGQSPFNLIKDPNPVLDLLPAMSPLSFTPATEEAYKTSIFCQYPASIPDLSKKKVPTNEFERGDKASGGHGGSAMVTSERIAACSPHPASESEKRMQIPSEKGSDTPKRIEHSGSQILRYKGRNLKPVETWKKRQPSKSRIPSSVKRGEPRAKALDHLAEEVAGTVASGLPQNTVGKGEELEDLIGTLISDPFVTKKQLPRTPENLITEIRSTWKKATQAEDSSSIELHHTEAEENISQDAAPIFKNEKDSSKVFFMSPCLSDTVSPFLELQSPFNSQKAVASHNELLTQQAAIGPMHDKMYCKQGLMHTGPNKFETENPELVLKTVKSFRVQNHDLGESIATETLSPYLGQNSSLQTTLPWDASQMVSGINSDSHDVIQLGILQETFPDEGGSTSLDISSDLGAVEVTEDKSSRDDKALSDCVVGSERKLDFQSIRSRYEALKKAVIENKDSLSSKKEILKCRSEYSLSPVSLEPNDVLSPRGKPYALDVELVKTSLHTTVEREITLSPFLFSALQPREKPGTQD